AAGGTCACGCCGCGCTCGCGGCAGATGGCCGCAATTTCGGCGATCGGTTGGAGGACGCCGATCTCATTGTTGGCGAGCATCACGCTCACGAGCGCCGTGTCGTCGCGCAAAACATCGGCGACGCGCTGCCGATCGAGCCACCCAGCTCGCGAGCTTCCATGCGGTTCCACTTCTAGCAGCGTCACGTCGTAACCGCGTCGCGCGAGTCGCGCGAGCGGATCGAGCACCGCTTTGTGCTCGGTCTGCACGCTGACGAGGTGGTCGCCGCGGCGCTTCGGCCGTTCGGCAACGCCGCGGATGGCGAGGTTGTTGCTCTCGGTGGCGCCACTCGTGAAAACAATTTCTTCCGGCTCGGCGCCAATCGCGCTGGCTATCACGGTGCGAGACTGCTCGACTGCTTCGCGCGCCGCTTCGCCGAAGGCATGACCGATGCTCCCGGCGTTGCCGTACTGCTCCGTGAAGTAGGGGAACATCGCCTCGACGACGCGCGGGTCGACCCGCGTCGTGGCGTGGTTGTCCATGTAGATCGGAACAGAAGCGGGCATGGATGGTTCGCGGCAGCCTCGGATCGCAACGAGCTGAATCAGGCTTCCATCCTAGCTGGTGCGGCCCGCCCTACGCAAAGAGCGCCTTCAGCACGATTTGCGACCACGTTTCGCAGCGGTCGATTTCGGCCAGCAACTCGTGCACCGGGCGGAAACCGGCGTCGAGGATGTCTTCCTCGCGCGGCCGGACGCCGGGGTTGTCGACGTCACAGATGTGAACCACGCCGAGGTGAACCTGCCCGACCGGCGTTTCGTCGTCGTTGATCAGCCCGACGCACTTTTCGCGGTACTGCGTTTCGATGATCACCTCTTCGGTCAGCTCGCGAAGCATCCCTTCGCGGTAGACGTCGCTGGTGGTCGTCTTCTTCGCGGCGTCGTCGGAAGAGATGTGCCCGCCGATGCCGACGCTCCGCTTCGCGTGCAGCCGCTTCTCCCCCTGACCGCCGCCGCGGGTGTACTGGAACAACTGCACTGCGCCGTGCGGATCCTTGAACCGAAACAGCACGTAGGGGATGAGCTGCTTGAAGCTGGGGTCTTGCTCCATCTCGCTCCGCGGGCGATAGCCGAGGTCGCCCCCCTCGAGCAGCGCCGGCAGGTACTTGTCCATCTCCGCCGAGAAGCCCTGAAAATGCCCGAGCGAATGAAAACGTTTCGTGGGAACGACCAACACGCGTTCTTCAGCGACGGCAGGCATCAGAGAATCCTATTGGCAGGGCAAGGCAGGCGGTAGCAGAGCCGCAAGTGTAAGCGCTCCGCCGCAAAACGTCGACCCGCTGGTTCAGCTCCGCTCAGTAGCCGAACTTCTTTGCGCCTTCGCGCCTTTGCGTGAGATCTAAATCGAGATGATCTCACGCAAAGGCGCGAAGGCGCAAAGGAAAGTGCGGGAATTAAGAAAAGACATGAGGGCCGTCGCGAGTTCATTGGAGATTTGCTTGACTTGACAACTTGAAAACTATAAAACCAAATCTAATGAACCAAATAACTGACTGCGGGGGCCGCGCATGGCACGACCAAAAGCTTCTGATCTCACCGAACGCGAACTCGAAGTGATGCACGTCTTCTGGGAGGCCAGCGAGGCGCCGCTCACCGCCGCCGATGCGCAGCAGCGGCTGGCGAAGGCAGGCCGCGAGCTGGCCTATACCACCGTTGCCACGCTCGTGCGGATTCTTGTCGAGAAAGAATTCCTCCTTCAAACCAACGAGCAGCGGCCGTTCGCCTACAAGCCGGCCCGTTCGTTTGAAGACGTCTCGCGGAGCATCGTCGGCAATCTCGTCGACCGCGTGTTCCAGGGCTCGCGCGAGCAACTGCTGCTGCGTCTTGTCGAAACCAAACGCCTCTCTGCCAGAG
This sequence is a window from Lacipirellula parvula. Protein-coding genes within it:
- a CDS encoding BlaI/MecI/CopY family transcriptional regulator, translated to MARPKASDLTERELEVMHVFWEASEAPLTAADAQQRLAKAGRELAYTTVATLVRILVEKEFLLQTNEQRPFAYKPARSFEDVSRSIVGNLVDRVFQGSREQLLLRLVETKRLSARERALLEEVLKEKK
- a CDS encoding phosphoesterase → MPAVAEERVLVVPTKRFHSLGHFQGFSAEMDKYLPALLEGGDLGYRPRSEMEQDPSFKQLIPYVLFRFKDPHGAVQLFQYTRGGGQGEKRLHAKRSVGIGGHISSDDAAKKTTTSDVYREGMLRELTEEVIIETQYREKCVGLINDDETPVGQVHLGVVHICDVDNPGVRPREEDILDAGFRPVHELLAEIDRCETWSQIVLKALFA